One Acutalibacter muris DNA window includes the following coding sequences:
- the rnpM gene encoding RNase P modulator RnpM: protein MHQRKIPMRMCTGCNEMKPKRELVRIVKAPEKPDENGSPLPPTIELDATGKKPGRGAYICRNPECLMKARRARRLERAFSCKIPDEVYQRLEGEMAKDG from the coding sequence ATGCACCAAAGGAAGATCCCCATGCGTATGTGTACGGGATGCAACGAGATGAAGCCCAAGCGCGAGCTTGTGCGCATAGTAAAGGCCCCGGAGAAGCCGGACGAAAACGGCAGCCCGCTGCCCCCCACCATCGAGCTGGACGCCACCGGGAAAAAGCCCGGACGGGGGGCATATATCTGCCGGAACCCGGAGTGCCTTATGAAGGCCAGGAGGGCCCGGCGGTTGGAGAGGGCCTTCTCCTGCAAAATACCCGATGAGGTGTACCAGCGGCTGGAGGGGGAGATGGCGAAGGATGGATAA
- the nusA gene encoding transcription termination factor NusA: MVRKKKAAEPQGNEELFLALGLLEKEKGIPMDFMLDKIKKAIGTACKNTYNNEDVEMEVDPVTGRFEVYLQKTVVEEVDDPDKELLLEEAREISPMAEAGGTVGIKLDTKQFGRVAAQTARNIIRQGIRDSERGQMMQEFQSKHQELVSALIERVDPKTGALTLRIGKAEAVLPKAEQIGGESVQEGDYIKVYVVDVLEGLKGPKAIISRTRPELVKRMFETEVPEIYDGTVEIKAVAREAGSRTKLAVLSHNPDVDAVGACIGTRGARVNEIVEELGGEKIDIVEYSEEPEKFVAAALSPANVLSVELSEGEVRACKVTVPDSQLSLAIGNKGQNARLAAKLTGWKIDIKPESGFFGEE; this comes from the coding sequence ATGGTACGCAAGAAGAAAGCCGCCGAGCCCCAGGGCAACGAGGAGCTGTTCCTGGCGCTGGGACTGCTGGAAAAGGAAAAGGGTATCCCCATGGACTTCATGCTGGATAAGATAAAGAAGGCCATAGGCACCGCCTGCAAAAACACCTATAACAACGAGGACGTGGAGATGGAAGTGGATCCGGTCACGGGCCGGTTCGAGGTCTATCTGCAAAAGACCGTGGTGGAGGAGGTGGATGACCCGGATAAGGAGCTGCTGCTGGAGGAAGCCCGGGAGATATCGCCCATGGCGGAGGCGGGCGGCACGGTGGGCATAAAGCTTGACACCAAGCAGTTCGGCCGGGTGGCCGCCCAGACGGCCCGGAATATCATCCGCCAGGGCATCCGGGACAGCGAGCGGGGCCAGATGATGCAGGAGTTCCAGAGCAAGCACCAGGAGCTGGTCAGCGCCCTTATCGAGCGGGTGGACCCGAAGACCGGGGCTTTGACCCTGCGCATTGGGAAGGCGGAGGCCGTGCTGCCAAAGGCCGAACAGATAGGCGGGGAGAGCGTCCAGGAGGGGGACTACATAAAGGTCTATGTAGTCGACGTTCTGGAGGGGCTCAAGGGCCCAAAGGCCATTATTTCCCGCACAAGGCCGGAGCTTGTGAAGCGTATGTTTGAGACCGAGGTGCCCGAGATATACGACGGCACGGTGGAGATAAAGGCCGTGGCCAGAGAGGCCGGGTCCCGCACAAAGCTGGCGGTGCTGAGTCATAACCCGGACGTGGACGCAGTGGGCGCGTGCATAGGCACCCGAGGCGCCCGGGTCAATGAGATAGTGGAGGAGCTGGGCGGCGAGAAGATAGATATAGTGGAGTACAGCGAGGAGCCGGAGAAATTTGTGGCGGCGGCGCTGTCCCCGGCAAACGTGCTGTCGGTGGAGCTCTCGGAGGGCGAGGTACGGGCCTGCAAGGTCACGGTGCCGGACAGCCAGCTGTCCCTGGCCATCGGCAATAAGGGGCAGAACGCGCGGCTGGCGGCGAAGCTGACCGGGTGGAAGATAGACATCAAGCCCGAGAGCGGTTTCTTCGGGGAAGAGTAA
- a CDS encoding L7Ae/L30e/S12e/Gadd45 family ribosomal protein, with the protein MDKELSLLGLCRKAGKLQWGFDMCRESARAKKAALLVAAADVSEKTYKNLRYEADRAGIRAVRLSADMAELGRACGIRAGVASVEDPGFAKAILKERGDRDPGEKEE; encoded by the coding sequence ATGGATAAGGAGCTGTCGCTTTTGGGGCTGTGCCGCAAGGCGGGAAAGCTCCAGTGGGGCTTTGATATGTGCAGGGAGTCGGCAAGGGCAAAAAAGGCCGCGCTGCTGGTAGCGGCGGCGGACGTGTCCGAAAAGACCTATAAAAACCTCCGCTATGAAGCGGACAGGGCGGGCATACGTGCAGTAAGGCTTTCCGCAGATATGGCGGAGCTCGGCAGAGCCTGCGGCATCAGGGCCGGGGTGGCCTCGGTGGAGGACCCGGGCTTTGCGAAGGCGATCTTGAAGGAACGCGGGGACAGGGACCCCGGAGAGAAGGAGGAATAA